The DNA region ATGGAGCGGTTCGCCTACCGGCCGCTGCGCAACGCGCCGCGCCTGGCACCGCTGATCACCGCGCTCGGTGTCTCGGTGATCCTCAAGGAAGCGGTCCGCCTGTGGTACCCGGGCGCGACCGCACCGGTCCCCTTCCCCCGCATCTTCGTCGACAAGACGTTCAGCTTCGACGTCTTCGGCGGCTCCATCACGATCGGCTCGACGGCGCTGCTCATGATCGCCGTCTCGATCATCGGCGCGGTGATCCTGCAGACCTACATCACCAGGTCGCGGATGGGTCGCGCCATGCGAGCCACCGCGCAGGACCCGGACACCGCCCGGCTCATGGGCGTCAACCCGAACCGCACGATCGTGCTGACCTTCGTCATCGGCGCGGCACTGGCGGGTATCGCGGGTGTGCTGTACGGCATCCAGATCACCAACGTCGACACCGAGGTCGGGTTCCTCTACGGCATCTTCGCGTTCACCGCGGCGGTGCTGGGCGGCGTCGGTTCGATCAAGGGCGCCGTGATCGGCGGGTTCGCCATCGGTCTGGTCAAGACGCTGTCCGGCCAGTACATGTGGGGCGGCACGCAGTACGACCTGGTGTGGATCTTCGTCATCCTCATCGTCGTGCTGGTCTTCCGGCCGCAGGGCCTGTTCGGTGAGCCGGAAAGGGTGCGCGCGTGAGCCTCAATGAGCTTGTCAAGCCCTCGATGGCGCGACCCATGATCATCGCGGGTGGCGTTCTCGGGATCATCGCGGCGCTGCTGCCGTGGGCGACCTTCACCCTCAACGACGGTCCCTACCCGGACAAGGCGACGCTGCAGTTCTTCGACCTGCCGTTCGCGGTGAGCGGGTTCCGCCTGCACACCTTGATCCTCGGCGTGGCTCTGCTGGTCGTGACCTTCGCGCCGATCCCGGCTCGCACCCGGATCCAGCGCTCGCTGGGCTGGGGCCTGCTGGCCGTGGCCGCGGTGAACACCGCGTTCATCCTCGGCGACGGCGGCGGCTTCGGCGCGATCACCGCCGCCGAGGGCAATGTCGCTTTCGGCGGCATCGTGGGCATCATCGCCGCCGTGCTGGTCATCCTGGCCACCAAGGCGAGCACCGTCGAGCCGATCCCGCACTGGAACACCAAGGTCCCGACCCTGGTGGCCTACGTGGCGCTGATCGTGGCGTTCGTCGCCTTGCTGCTGGTCGTGGCGATGCTGCTCAACGCGGGTGGCCAGGGCGGTGTCGGCAACCCGTACGCGGGACCGATCTTCCTGTCACTGCTGGGCTTCCTCGCCGGTGCCCTGGGCGCGCTGCACGGGATCGGGCTCACCACCTGGATCTCCCGGCTCTCCGACGACCACAAGTGGTTCAGCATCATCGTGCTGCTGGCGTGCGCGCTGGCGCTGCCGTTCACCGAGGCGGGCACCGACTACTGGATGACCACCGCGGCCAACATCGGCATCTACGCCGCCACCGCGATCGGTCTGAACATCGTGGTCGGTCTCGCGGGTCTGCTCGACCTCGGTTATGTCGCGTTCCTGGGTATCGGCGCGTTCGTCGCGGCGAACTTCTCCGGGGCGGTCGCGGCCAAGGCGGGCATCGAGCTGCCGTTCGTGGTCGCGGCGATCATCGCCGCGATCGTGGCGGGCATCTTCGGCGCGGTGGTCGGCTCGCCGACGCTGCGCGTGCGCGGTGACTACCTGGCGATCGTGACGCTCGCCTTCGGTGAGATCTTCAAGAAGTCGGCGCAGAACGACATCGGCGGGCTCACCGGCGGCGCCAACGCCATCCCCGGCGTGCCGCCGATCAACTGGTTCGGCCAGTCCTTCGACGAG from Alloactinosynnema sp. L-07 includes:
- a CDS encoding branched-chain amino acid ABC transporter permease, coding for MATLLQQLINGLVLGGLIALIALGYTMVYGIIQLINFAHGEVFMVGGFASLATYSYVLPEGLKSDWWFALPLMALGGALVAVILAVIMERFAYRPLRNAPRLAPLITALGVSVILKEAVRLWYPGATAPVPFPRIFVDKTFSFDVFGGSITIGSTALLMIAVSIIGAVILQTYITRSRMGRAMRATAQDPDTARLMGVNPNRTIVLTFVIGAALAGIAGVLYGIQITNVDTEVGFLYGIFAFTAAVLGGVGSIKGAVIGGFAIGLVKTLSGQYMWGGTQYDLVWIFVILIVVLVFRPQGLFGEPERVRA
- a CDS encoding branched-chain amino acid ABC transporter permease, whose amino-acid sequence is MSLNELVKPSMARPMIIAGGVLGIIAALLPWATFTLNDGPYPDKATLQFFDLPFAVSGFRLHTLILGVALLVVTFAPIPARTRIQRSLGWGLLAVAAVNTAFILGDGGGFGAITAAEGNVAFGGIVGIIAAVLVILATKASTVEPIPHWNTKVPTLVAYVALIVAFVALLLVVAMLLNAGGQGGVGNPYAGPIFLSLLGFLAGALGALHGIGLTTWISRLSDDHKWFSIIVLLACALALPFTEAGTDYWMTTAANIGIYAATAIGLNIVVGLAGLLDLGYVAFLGIGAFVAANFSGAVAAKAGIELPFVVAAIIAAIVAGIFGAVVGSPTLRVRGDYLAIVTLAFGEIFKKSAQNDIGGLTGGANAIPGVPPINWFGQSFDEGLTIGSIELPSGVLYYVLIIVLVALVMVVFANLKNSRIGRAWIAIREDEDAARAMGIKTGQAKILAFLIGATLAGLAGAVFAHKTSTVAYDSFQFIESVTLLAAVILGGMGSIPGAVLGAALLLVLPEKLREFSDYRLILFGFALVLIMRFRPQGLVPDKHRRAELANEGAEGVPISELNVTDDTPGGAKAEVAR